The following are from one region of the Thermoanaerobaculia bacterium genome:
- a CDS encoding DUF885 domain-containing protein — translation FNVHAQIFGGLRALLDDRVPAERRQAALARLRKYAGLEPGFTPITDQAMAYTRNALKGPSGSGTTLRGPFKDDLAKDFGNAARYLDGIAKLFEKYQLAGWEQPYEALQKQLDGYTAFLHAEVEPRAVDDFRIPEEQYRFALQQFGVDWTVEELTGRAKASFHEIQNEMQVLAAMIAKERGLGSSDYRDVIRDLKTKQLVGEAILPHYQQRIKELEGLIAANRIVTLPEREMRIRIASEAESAQTPAPNMSPPRLIGNTGEFGEFVLPLKIAGESGKEEIGFDDFTFEAASWTLTAHEGRPGHELQFASIVEKGVSQARVLYAFNSVNVEGWALYAEAEMKPYQPLEGQLIALQHRLLRSARAHLDPGLQLGTITRDEAFRVLERDVVLSHAMALQEVERYTFRAPGQAPSYFCGYQHLMELRTDVERKLADKFDRLAFHDFLLAQGLLPPALMRKAVMDGFVAPRLGGGAAGGAASGGS, via the coding sequence GCCGGCCTCGAGCCTGGCTTCACGCCGATCACCGACCAGGCGATGGCCTACACCAGGAACGCGCTGAAGGGTCCGAGCGGCTCCGGCACAACGCTGCGTGGGCCCTTCAAGGACGACCTGGCCAAGGATTTCGGCAACGCCGCCCGCTACCTCGACGGCATCGCCAAGCTGTTCGAGAAGTACCAGCTCGCCGGCTGGGAGCAGCCGTACGAGGCGCTCCAGAAGCAGCTCGACGGATACACCGCATTCCTCCACGCCGAGGTCGAGCCGCGCGCGGTCGACGACTTCCGGATCCCCGAGGAGCAGTACCGCTTCGCGCTCCAGCAGTTCGGCGTCGACTGGACGGTGGAGGAGCTCACCGGGCGCGCCAAAGCGTCGTTCCACGAGATCCAGAACGAGATGCAGGTCCTGGCTGCGATGATCGCCAAGGAGCGGGGGCTCGGCTCGTCCGACTACCGCGACGTGATCCGGGACCTGAAGACGAAACAGCTGGTCGGCGAGGCGATCCTGCCGCACTACCAGCAGCGCATCAAGGAGCTCGAAGGGCTCATCGCCGCCAACCGGATCGTGACGCTTCCCGAGCGCGAGATGCGCATTCGCATCGCGAGCGAGGCCGAGAGCGCGCAGACGCCCGCGCCGAACATGAGCCCGCCGCGCCTGATCGGCAACACCGGCGAGTTCGGGGAATTCGTCCTGCCGCTCAAGATTGCAGGCGAGAGCGGCAAGGAGGAGATCGGCTTCGACGACTTCACCTTCGAGGCCGCGTCCTGGACGCTGACCGCTCACGAGGGCCGTCCGGGCCACGAGCTGCAGTTCGCCTCGATCGTCGAGAAGGGGGTCTCGCAGGCGCGCGTGCTCTACGCCTTCAACAGCGTCAACGTCGAGGGCTGGGCGCTCTACGCCGAGGCCGAGATGAAGCCGTACCAGCCGCTCGAGGGGCAGTTGATCGCGCTCCAGCATCGCCTGCTGCGGTCGGCGCGCGCGCATCTCGACCCGGGCCTCCAGCTCGGGACCATCACCAGGGACGAGGCGTTCCGCGTGCTCGAGCGGGACGTCGTGCTCTCGCATGCCATGGCGCTCCAGGAGGTCGAGCGCTACACCTTTCGCGCCCCTGGCCAGGCGCCCTCCTACTTCTGCGGCTACCAGCACCTGATGGAGCTGCGCACCGACGTCGAACGGAAGCTGGCCGACAAGTTCGACCGGCTGGCGTTCCACGACTTTCTGCTCGCCCAGGGCCTCTTGCCTCCGGCGCTGATGCGCAAGGCGGTGATGGACGGGTTCGTCGCGCCGCGCCTCGGAGGAGGGGCGGCCGGCGGCGCGGCCAGCGGCGGCAGCTGA